The following proteins come from a genomic window of Montipora foliosa isolate CH-2021 chromosome 2, ASM3666993v2, whole genome shotgun sequence:
- the LOC137991803 gene encoding skin secretory protein xP2-like gives MTALAKCVHQTAAQLETCAPSPAAAQLETCAPSPAAAQLETCAPSPAAAQLETCAPSPAAAQLETCAPSPAAAQLETCAPSPAAAQLETCAPSPAAAQLETCAPSPCAPSPAAAQLETCAPSPCAPSPAAAQLETCAPSPCAPSPAAAQLETCAPSPAAAQLETCAPSPAAAQLETCAPSPAAAQLETCAPSPAAAQLETCAPSPAAAQLETCAPSPAAAQLETCTLSSCCSTGDLHSLQLLLNWRLAL, from the coding sequence CTGCCGCTCAACTGGAGACTTGTGCCCCGTCTCCAGCTGCCGCTCAACTGGAGACTTGTGCCCCGTCTCCAGCTGCCGCTCAACTGGAGACTTGTGCCCCGTCTCCAGCTGCCGCTCAACTGGAGACTTGTGCCCCGTCTCCAGCTGCCGCTCAACTGGAGACTTGTGCCCCGTCTCCAGCTGCCGCTCAACTGGAGACTTGTGCCCCGTCTCCAGCTGCCGCTCAACTGGAGACTTGTGCCCCGTCTCCAGCTGCCGCTCAACTGGAGACTTGTGCCCCGTCTCCATGTGCCCCGTCTCCAGCTGCCGCTCAACTGGAGACTTGTGCCCCGTCTCCATGTGCCCCGTCTCCAGCTGCCGCTCAACTGGAGACTTGTGCCCCGTCTCCATGTGCCCCGTCTCCAGCTGCCGCTCAACTGGAGACTTGTGCCCCGTCTCCAGCTGCCGCTCAACTGGAGACTTGTGCCCCGTCTCCAGCTGCCGCTCAACTGGAGACTTGTGCCCCGTCTCCAGCTGCCGCTCAACTGGAGACTTGTGCCCCGTCTCCAGCTGCCGCTCAACTGGAGACTTGTGCCCCGTCTCCAGCTGCCGCTCAACTGGAGACTTGTGCCCCGTCTCCAGCTGCTGCTCAACTGGAGACTTGCACTCTCTCCAGTTGCTGCTCAACTGGAGACTTGCACTCTCTCCAGTTGCTCCTCAACTGGAGACTTGCACTCTGA